The Pseudomonadota bacterium DNA window GCGCGGAACGCAAGTTCTGGCAGCTGCCTGGCGTTTACAGCACGGCCGTCGGATATGCCGGCGGGTTTACCGAGAATCCGACCTACGAGGAGGTATGTACCGGCCTGACCGGACACACCGAGGTGGTGCTGGTCGTCTATGACCCGGCTGCAACCAGCTATGAGGCGCTGCTCAGGGTGTTCTGGGAATCACACGATCCCACCCAAGGGATGCGCCAGGGAAATGACGTTGGGACGCAATACCGTTCCGCGATCTATCTCTATGGCGCTGATCAGCGCGCGGCTGCCTTGGCTTCCCGCGAGGCCTACCAGGCGCGCCTGCATGCGCGCGGTTTCGGCCAGATCACCACCGAGGTTTCCGAGGTCCCGGTCTTCTATTATGCGGAGGATTATCACCAGCAGTACCTCGCGAAAAATCCGCGTGGCTATTGCGGTCTGGGTGGCACGGGAGTCAGTTGCGGCTGAGCGCGATCCGCTGTTGCCGCGGGCAAAAAAAAGGTGGCCATCGGCCACCGGGAGTTGAAGACTGTAATGATGGCGGTGTGCCGCTGTAGCGCCGTCGTCGTCGCGGGAAACTTACCCTGTCTGACCGTCGGTGTCATTAGTACTTATTTCCTAGTCCATCCGATATGCCTGCCCCGCAGTCCGCTCCCGGCGCCCTGCCGCCCGCGACTCAAGCGCCTACCCGTACGCTGAAAGCGTCCCTGACATACCGGCCACTGCTGCAAAGGCAGGCGCCGTGCGCCGTGCGCAGTGCGCAGTGCATGGAACGGATCTGCCCGATGCCTACCCCTGGCCCGTTGCGGCACGCACATGCAGCAGCGGCAGATCCCGATCGCAGCAGGGCGCCACGCAACAAAGCCGCCACGGCTGCGGGTCTGGGAATAGCGGCGTTAGGTTCTGTGTTACTCTTGCGCGATGCTACTGCGGGGTCAGTTACTGAACCGTCTCGCTGACGGTGAATATCATTCTGGAGCGGCCCTTGGCGCTGCGCTTGGCGTCAGTCGCATGGCAGTCTGGAAACACCTCAGCGCACTGCGCGAACTCGGTATCGAGCTGGAAACCGTGCGTGGCCGGGGGTACCGCCTGCGCAATGCCTGCGAGTTGCTCGATGCGGACAGCATCCTGTCGCATGTCGGCATGGGCGCGCGGCCGCTCCTCGGTCCGCTCGAGGTATTGCTCGAGACCGATTCGACCAATTCGCGTCTGCGCCAAAGGGCACTGGATGGCGCGTCGTCCGGCACGATCTGCCTCGCCGAAATGCAGCACGGCGGCCGCGGCCGGCGCGGCCGGCGCTGGGTCTCGCCGTTTGCCTCGAATCTCTATCTCTCGCTGCTCTGGCGGACGCCGCTGGGTGCGGCGGCCCT harbors:
- the msrA gene encoding peptide-methionine (S)-S-oxide reductase MsrA; this encodes MAGVTRMPTPEEALPGRERGMPVPERHAVNGHPLVPPFPAGMQTALFGLGCFWGAERKFWQLPGVYSTAVGYAGGFTENPTYEEVCTGLTGHTEVVLVVYDPAATSYEALLRVFWESHDPTQGMRQGNDVGTQYRSAIYLYGADQRAAALASREAYQARLHARGFGQITTEVSEVPVFYYAEDYHQQYLAKNPRGYCGLGGTGVSCG